Proteins encoded within one genomic window of Granulicella pectinivorans:
- a CDS encoding carbohydrate-binding family 9-like protein produces MLILPLLFLALQLPTEANLPAPKAYDCPRATSPVHIDGKLDDAAWTAAPWTTDFMDIQGKELPTPKFRTRAKMLWDDQYLYIAAELEEPNVHAKLTEHDSVIFRDNDFELFLKPLDTDPGYFEFEINALNTSWDLFLNKPYREHGKADNSWDIPGLKTAVSVQGTLNDPSDRDKGWTVEIAIPWTAYASRLPVPAPKTGDTWRVNFSRVEWTPGQPKEDNWVWTPQGLINMHIPTHWGYLHFKP; encoded by the coding sequence ATGCTGATTCTGCCGCTTCTCTTCCTCGCCCTCCAGCTCCCCACCGAAGCCAATCTGCCCGCCCCCAAGGCCTACGACTGCCCCCGCGCCACGAGCCCGGTCCACATCGACGGCAAACTCGACGATGCAGCCTGGACCGCCGCTCCCTGGACCACGGACTTCATGGACATCCAGGGCAAGGAACTCCCCACGCCTAAGTTCCGCACCCGCGCCAAGATGCTCTGGGACGATCAATACCTCTACATCGCCGCCGAACTTGAAGAGCCGAACGTCCACGCCAAGCTCACCGAGCACGACTCCGTCATCTTCCGCGACAACGACTTCGAGCTCTTCCTCAAGCCCCTCGACACCGACCCCGGCTACTTCGAGTTCGAGATCAACGCCCTCAACACCTCATGGGATCTCTTCCTGAACAAGCCCTACCGCGAACACGGCAAGGCCGATAACTCATGGGATATCCCCGGTCTCAAGACCGCCGTATCCGTGCAGGGCACCCTGAACGATCCCTCCGATCGAGACAAGGGCTGGACCGTCGAGATCGCGATCCCCTGGACCGCCTACGCCAGCCGCCTCCCGGTCCCCGCACCCAAAACCGGCGACACCTGGCGCGTCAACTTCAGCCGTGTCGAGTGGACCCCCGGACAGCCGAAGGAAGACAACTGGGTCTGGACCCCGCAAGGCCTGATCAACATGCACATCCCCACCCACTGGGGCTATCTGCATTTCAAACCCTAG
- a CDS encoding molybdopterin-containing oxidoreductase family protein produces MNADTDIATTHVVHAVCSLDCPDSCGVLVTIDTASGRATKVQGDPTHPVTRGFLCGKVAKMLDRVYAPDRLLYPMRRKAGVPKGKLAHGREAEAFERITWDEAIEEISVRLEGIAREHGPESVLPYSYAGTIGQLGYGSMDRRFFHRMGASQLDRTICSSAGGAALTSVYGIRLGTKPQDYAKAGMILAWGANIHGNNIHLWPFIEEARRNGAKLVVIDPYRTRTAALADEHLAIRPGTDTLLALGMMHVIFREGLEDKAYLEACVRPGDAEALRTHALQAEHAPEAVAAVTGIAGEKIEELARAYATTFATSGKGAAIRLNYGVQRSENGGTAARAVAMLPLVIGSWQHEGGGLTLSTSGSFPFNTTATQMPELMLQSPLGRASRVVNMSELGQALTTLSDPPVKAMFVYNSNPAVVAPNQNAVLKGMAREDLFTVVHEQFFTDTADYADYLLPAPTFLETKDVQGSYGHLLAQVSQRAIEPRGEVRNNVRLFGELGKRMFGDACFDDREDELIDQALTTDHPFFAGITRERLEREGHAALVLPGPLPFSTADWFKTASGRAELKPLPMFVAAVESRNAPAARAYPLEFLPRKADNYMNSTFVNHPGHQRLEAKNAGVLEMHPTDAAPRGIASGDTVEIFNARGSIALKAVVNEQVGEGVVAARLGWNKLSAGSAGLNALTSETLTDIGGGATFYSTLVEVRRAVSTGDERPLHQ; encoded by the coding sequence ATGAACGCCGATACGGATATCGCCACAACGCACGTTGTGCATGCGGTCTGCTCGCTGGACTGCCCTGACTCCTGTGGCGTGCTCGTCACGATCGACACGGCCTCGGGCCGCGCCACCAAGGTACAGGGCGATCCCACGCACCCGGTGACGCGCGGTTTTCTGTGCGGCAAGGTGGCGAAGATGCTTGACCGTGTCTATGCACCGGACCGGTTGCTGTATCCCATGCGGCGCAAGGCCGGGGTGCCGAAGGGGAAGCTCGCCCATGGGCGGGAGGCCGAGGCCTTCGAGCGGATCACGTGGGATGAGGCGATCGAAGAGATCAGTGTGCGACTGGAGGGCATTGCGCGGGAGCATGGACCGGAGTCGGTGCTGCCTTACAGCTATGCCGGGACGATCGGACAGTTGGGCTATGGTTCGATGGACCGCCGCTTCTTTCATCGGATGGGAGCGTCGCAACTGGACCGCACGATCTGCTCCTCGGCGGGTGGCGCGGCGTTGACGAGCGTGTATGGGATTCGGCTGGGGACAAAGCCGCAGGACTATGCGAAGGCCGGGATGATCCTCGCGTGGGGCGCGAACATCCATGGCAACAATATTCATCTTTGGCCGTTCATTGAAGAGGCTCGGCGGAACGGGGCGAAGCTGGTGGTGATCGATCCGTACCGGACGCGTACGGCTGCGCTGGCGGATGAGCATCTTGCGATCCGGCCGGGCACCGACACGCTGCTGGCGCTGGGGATGATGCATGTGATCTTCCGCGAGGGGCTGGAGGATAAGGCTTATCTGGAGGCATGCGTGCGGCCCGGGGATGCGGAGGCGCTGCGAACGCATGCGTTGCAGGCGGAGCATGCTCCGGAGGCGGTTGCTGCGGTCACGGGGATTGCTGGGGAGAAGATCGAGGAGCTGGCGCGGGCGTATGCGACGACCTTTGCGACGAGCGGGAAGGGTGCAGCGATCCGGCTGAACTACGGCGTGCAACGGAGCGAAAACGGAGGCACGGCGGCGCGGGCGGTTGCGATGCTGCCGCTTGTGATCGGGAGCTGGCAGCACGAAGGCGGAGGTTTGACGCTTTCGACGAGTGGGAGCTTTCCGTTCAACACCACGGCGACGCAGATGCCGGAGCTGATGCTGCAGAGTCCGCTGGGGCGGGCGTCGCGGGTGGTGAATATGAGCGAGCTGGGGCAGGCGCTTACCACCTTGAGCGATCCTCCGGTGAAGGCGATGTTTGTGTACAACTCAAACCCGGCGGTGGTGGCTCCGAACCAGAATGCGGTGCTGAAGGGGATGGCGCGGGAGGACCTGTTTACGGTGGTCCATGAGCAGTTTTTTACGGATACCGCAGACTATGCGGACTACCTGCTGCCGGCGCCGACGTTTCTCGAGACGAAGGATGTGCAGGGGAGTTATGGGCATCTGTTGGCGCAGGTCTCGCAGAGGGCGATCGAGCCGCGGGGCGAGGTGCGGAACAATGTCCGGCTGTTTGGGGAGCTGGGGAAGAGGATGTTTGGGGATGCGTGCTTCGACGATCGCGAGGACGAGCTGATCGACCAGGCTCTGACAACGGATCACCCGTTCTTTGCCGGGATTACGCGGGAGCGGCTGGAGCGCGAGGGGCATGCGGCACTGGTGCTTCCGGGGCCGCTGCCCTTCAGCACAGCCGACTGGTTCAAGACGGCCAGCGGACGGGCGGAGTTGAAGCCTTTGCCGATGTTCGTGGCGGCGGTCGAGTCGCGGAATGCTCCGGCGGCGCGGGCGTATCCTCTGGAGTTTCTGCCGCGCAAGGCCGACAACTACATGAACTCGACGTTCGTGAACCATCCGGGGCACCAGAGGCTGGAGGCGAAGAACGCGGGCGTGCTGGAGATGCATCCTACCGATGCCGCGCCGCGCGGGATCGCCAGCGGGGATACGGTGGAGATCTTCAATGCGCGGGGAAGTATCGCGCTGAAGGCGGTCGTGAATGAACAGGTGGGCGAGGGCGTGGTGGCCGCGCGTCTGGGGTGGAATAAGCTTTCCGCGGGCTCGGCGGGTTTGAACGCGCTGACCTCGGAGACGCTGACGGATATCGGGGGCGGGGCGACGTTCTATTCGACGCTCGTCGAGGTGAGGCGAGCGGTTTCGACGGGCGACGAGCGTCCGTTGCACCAGTGA
- the hslV gene encoding ATP-dependent protease subunit HslV encodes MKNENTMNHPLDLAQGRTIRSTTVLCVRRGDSVVMAADGQVTLGTTVMKGSAKKIRRMYQDKVLAGFAGSTADAFSLFSRFEGKLEQYAGNLGRSAVELAKEWRTDKMLRHLEALLIVTDLKQTFVLSGDGDVIDPDEGVVAIGSGGSFALASARALIENTDLSAREIAEKSLIIAGKICIYTNDNLMIEELKA; translated from the coding sequence ATGAAGAACGAAAATACCATGAATCATCCGCTCGATCTTGCGCAGGGCCGCACGATCCGCTCGACGACCGTGCTCTGCGTGCGGCGTGGGGACTCCGTCGTGATGGCCGCAGACGGCCAGGTTACGCTCGGCACGACCGTCATGAAAGGCTCGGCCAAGAAGATCCGCCGCATGTACCAGGACAAGGTTCTGGCGGGATTCGCGGGATCGACCGCCGATGCGTTCTCGCTGTTCAGCCGCTTTGAAGGCAAGCTGGAACAGTACGCCGGCAACCTGGGGCGGTCGGCTGTGGAACTGGCCAAGGAGTGGCGCACGGACAAGATGCTGCGGCACCTTGAGGCACTGCTGATTGTGACCGACCTGAAGCAGACGTTCGTGCTCTCGGGCGATGGCGATGTCATCGATCCGGATGAAGGCGTTGTGGCGATTGGGTCGGGCGGCAGCTTTGCACTGGCCTCGGCTCGGGCACTGATCGAAAACACGGACCTGAGCGCGCGGGAGATCGCGGAAAAGAGCCTGATCATTGCGGGCAAGATCTGTATTTATACCAACGACAACCTGATGATTGAAGAATTAAAGGCATAG
- the bamA gene encoding outer membrane protein assembly factor BamA, which produces MPKEPAGRDLESSEGVRIFTVKRESGSSLNHQTTTPVRPRLCRFRHASAFAVLAICTGSASFLTVSAEAQAAAPGSPQALCQPQVIGNRRIPKESVLARLFSHQGDLYDAALVERDFNSLWNTGYFDDIHIERADTPACVQLIVVVREKPTIREINYKGVNAVSQSDILDRFKKAKVPLTVESQYDPTKIKRAEVVLAELLGEHGHQFAVIKTEVKNIPPAAVAITFNVKEGPTVKVGKIEFTGNENLSDRTLRAAMKNLKPIGIPHSIILENLFAKTFDASKLDEDTERVRQAYRERGYFKVIPSEAQSKVRDAGGLNPFTLRPSTGKRADILIPIEEGARYKLGGINFTGNKAVTNLKVLRAQFAQKDGEYFNATKFGEGIKALQKAYGQLGYINFVGQPVPRFDEAKKLIYLDIDIDEGKPFYVSRIEFTGNTITRDKVIRRELLLEEGQIYNSQLWDLSILRLNQLNYFEALKADQDSESRQNADEGTVDLLLKLKEKGKNSIGLNGGISGNSGTFIGLNYETNNFLGLGETLSVQANVGDLSRNLSLGFTEPYLRNKPISLGVQVFTSKYDYNPAKSYGISNSASANLTAAQTSQLTNYNTSTTGLTVSLSEPLRHLFALKGVTRVGVSFALSRSSISTFNDNTRNVFQSLAFRSGVAGQNQLSGIITSVISPSFTFSSLDRGVGPHNGKDFNATFQIAGAGGNVKYIRPVVSYRQFFPMKGLRVSREGHNVLGYRLQFAHIEGFGGEVAPPADRIYTGGEADVRGFDVRSSSPYTFIPNKVEFNLTNPDGTLVPRDPTNPTLGNVQIPLPIYRLVSIGGDTSFTANVEYRIPIANQVTFAFFNDFGMTMDLLPGQLRQNAAGLSTISSPLYGCPTFVNGACFGGKKVEFPLQLNNVPFTNYVPRMSTGAELQVILPIVNAPFRLYYAYNALRLYRDVPQQLAVDDATFRSFFPNSGAGLFSYQQALQYYGANYTLREPRKTFRLSVSTTF; this is translated from the coding sequence TTGCCGAAGGAACCTGCCGGGCGCGATCTTGAGAGCAGTGAGGGTGTGCGTATTTTTACCGTAAAGCGAGAGAGCGGAAGCTCCCTGAATCATCAAACCACCACGCCTGTGCGCCCGCGCCTCTGCCGCTTCCGCCACGCAAGTGCCTTCGCCGTGCTCGCAATCTGCACGGGGTCGGCGTCGTTTCTTACCGTATCCGCAGAGGCCCAGGCGGCCGCGCCCGGCTCTCCGCAGGCGCTGTGCCAGCCGCAGGTCATCGGAAATCGCCGTATTCCCAAGGAGTCCGTGCTGGCACGGCTCTTCTCGCACCAGGGCGACTTGTATGATGCGGCGCTTGTCGAGCGCGACTTCAACTCGTTGTGGAACACGGGCTATTTCGACGACATTCACATTGAGCGGGCCGATACACCGGCCTGCGTGCAGTTGATCGTCGTGGTCCGGGAAAAGCCGACCATCCGCGAGATCAACTACAAGGGCGTCAACGCGGTTTCGCAGTCGGACATCCTGGATCGGTTCAAGAAGGCCAAGGTGCCGCTCACGGTCGAGAGCCAGTACGACCCGACCAAGATCAAGCGTGCGGAAGTGGTTCTTGCCGAGCTGCTGGGTGAGCACGGACACCAGTTCGCGGTCATCAAGACCGAAGTAAAGAATATTCCTCCCGCTGCGGTTGCCATCACCTTCAATGTGAAGGAAGGCCCGACGGTCAAGGTTGGCAAGATCGAGTTCACCGGCAACGAAAATCTCTCGGACCGCACGCTGCGCGCCGCGATGAAGAACCTGAAGCCGATCGGCATTCCGCACTCGATCATCCTTGAGAATCTGTTCGCCAAGACGTTCGACGCTTCGAAGCTGGACGAGGACACGGAGCGTGTCCGTCAGGCGTATCGCGAGCGCGGTTACTTCAAGGTGATTCCGAGCGAGGCACAGTCCAAGGTGCGCGATGCGGGTGGTTTGAATCCGTTCACGCTGCGTCCCTCGACGGGCAAGCGCGCGGACATCCTCATCCCGATCGAAGAGGGTGCGCGTTACAAGCTTGGCGGCATTAACTTTACGGGAAACAAGGCTGTCACGAATCTGAAGGTCCTTCGCGCGCAGTTCGCGCAGAAGGATGGCGAGTACTTCAACGCCACCAAGTTCGGCGAAGGCATCAAGGCATTGCAGAAGGCATACGGACAGCTTGGCTATATCAACTTCGTCGGCCAGCCTGTACCGCGCTTTGACGAAGCCAAGAAGCTGATTTATCTGGACATCGATATCGACGAGGGCAAGCCCTTCTACGTATCGCGCATCGAGTTCACGGGCAACACGATTACCCGCGACAAGGTCATCCGCCGCGAACTGCTGCTTGAAGAAGGCCAGATCTACAACAGCCAGCTTTGGGACCTTTCGATTCTGCGTTTGAACCAGTTGAACTACTTTGAAGCGCTGAAGGCCGATCAGGACTCCGAGTCGCGCCAGAACGCGGACGAGGGCACGGTCGACCTGCTGCTGAAGCTGAAGGAGAAGGGCAAGAACTCCATCGGTTTGAACGGCGGTATCAGCGGTAACTCGGGTACGTTCATCGGACTCAACTACGAGACGAACAACTTCCTGGGACTGGGCGAGACGCTTTCGGTTCAGGCCAATGTCGGCGATCTCTCTCGCAACCTGAGCCTGGGCTTCACCGAGCCTTACCTGCGTAACAAGCCGATCTCGCTGGGCGTACAGGTGTTCACCAGCAAGTACGACTACAACCCGGCGAAGAGCTACGGTATCTCGAACAGCGCTTCGGCCAACCTGACCGCGGCCCAGACCTCGCAGTTGACGAACTACAACACGTCGACGACGGGTCTTACGGTTTCGCTGTCGGAGCCTCTGCGTCATCTCTTCGCGCTGAAGGGCGTTACCCGCGTGGGCGTTTCGTTCGCCCTGTCGCGTTCGTCGATCTCGACCTTCAACGACAACACACGCAACGTGTTCCAGTCGCTTGCCTTCCGTTCGGGTGTCGCGGGACAGAACCAGTTGAGCGGCATTATCACCTCGGTGATCTCGCCCAGCTTTACGTTCTCCTCGCTGGATCGTGGCGTAGGCCCGCACAACGGCAAGGACTTCAACGCGACCTTCCAGATCGCCGGCGCGGGCGGCAACGTCAAGTACATCCGCCCGGTTGTCAGCTATCGCCAGTTCTTCCCGATGAAGGGTCTGCGCGTGAGCCGCGAGGGACATAACGTTCTCGGCTACCGCCTGCAGTTCGCCCACATTGAAGGCTTCGGCGGCGAAGTCGCTCCGCCGGCCGATCGTATCTACACCGGTGGCGAAGCGGACGTTCGCGGCTTCGACGTGCGTTCGTCCTCGCCGTACACCTTCATTCCGAACAAGGTCGAGTTCAACCTGACCAACCCGGATGGAACGCTGGTCCCGCGCGACCCGACGAACCCGACGCTGGGCAATGTGCAGATTCCCCTGCCCATCTACCGCCTGGTCTCGATCGGTGGCGACACGAGCTTTACCGCCAACGTCGAGTACCGCATCCCGATCGCGAATCAGGTCACCTTCGCCTTCTTCAACGACTTCGGCATGACGATGGATCTGCTGCCTGGCCAGTTGCGCCAGAACGCAGCCGGTCTGTCGACGATCTCGAGCCCGCTGTATGGCTGCCCGACGTTTGTCAACGGCGCCTGCTTCGGCGGCAAGAAGGTGGAGTTCCCGCTCCAACTGAACAACGTGCCGTTCACGAACTACGTGCCGCGCATGTCGACGGGTGCCGAGCTTCAGGTGATCCTGCCGATCGTCAATGCTCCGTTCCGCCTCTACTACGCGTACAACGCGCTTCGCCTGTATCGCGATGTGCCGCAGCAACTGGCAGTGGACGACGCGACCTTCCGCAGCTTCTTCCCGAACTCGGGTGCGGGCTTGTTCTCCTACCAACAGGCGCTCCAGTACTACGGAGCCAACTACACCCTGCGCGAGCCGAGAAAGACCTTCCGCCTCTCGGTCAGCACTACCTTCTAA
- a CDS encoding helix-turn-helix domain-containing protein, with translation MSTQTTLPDQQMETIPATPDESQAETIEVQTEAPLGHQQVDPTAAEAFITEKRIGERIKHLRLKKSMGLVELGRHTGLSASFLSQLETGRVVPTLRNLARIAMVFSKDLNYFFEPEPQTLFRVHRGKDRVRLPQSGVDDPAYYFESLGYMVPERHLDPYFAEFLPKKAGREVRAHQHTGCEFLYLLGGQLDVRHGDAVYHVEPGDAIYFDANTIHSYNCASAESATALIVTMQQPGSGRQTSGMVRRNPDLTSKKSTDHGEPGVKPKRIGLAPNPLSGRPQ, from the coding sequence ATGTCGACTCAAACCACACTTCCAGATCAGCAAATGGAGACCATCCCGGCAACTCCGGATGAAAGCCAGGCTGAAACGATTGAAGTTCAGACCGAGGCCCCCCTCGGTCATCAACAGGTTGACCCCACTGCAGCCGAGGCTTTTATCACCGAGAAGCGAATCGGTGAGCGGATCAAGCATCTCCGTTTGAAGAAGTCGATGGGTCTGGTCGAACTTGGCCGTCACACCGGACTCTCGGCAAGTTTCCTGTCTCAACTCGAGACCGGGCGCGTCGTGCCCACGCTGCGCAACCTCGCCCGCATCGCCATGGTCTTCTCGAAGGACCTTAATTACTTCTTCGAGCCGGAGCCGCAGACGCTGTTCCGCGTTCACCGCGGCAAGGATCGTGTCCGTCTTCCGCAGTCGGGCGTGGACGATCCGGCGTACTACTTCGAGAGCCTGGGTTACATGGTTCCCGAACGTCATCTCGATCCGTACTTCGCCGAGTTTCTGCCCAAGAAGGCAGGCCGCGAGGTGAGGGCTCACCAACACACCGGCTGTGAGTTCCTCTATCTGCTGGGTGGGCAGCTCGATGTGCGTCATGGAGACGCGGTCTACCATGTAGAGCCGGGCGACGCGATCTACTTCGACGCCAATACGATCCACAGCTACAACTGCGCCAGCGCGGAGTCGGCAACGGCCCTGATCGTGACGATGCAGCAGCCGGGATCCGGACGCCAGACGTCCGGGATGGTGCGCCGCAATCCGGACCTCACGTCCAAGAAATCGACGGATCATGGCGAGCCCGGCGTGAAGCCCAAGCGCATCGGCCTCGCTCCCAACCCACTGAGTGGTCGTCCCCAGTAA
- a CDS encoding YybH family protein, giving the protein MRRLLSVLVIALLATSAHAPAQLKVATPQELGVIKVLLAQERAWNDGNIDAFASGYKNSPDTLFIGSHISRGYDQMVLEYKKNYPNKEAMGTLGFSELEVHPLDEKFAVVLGHYHLDRSKKAGGPADGIFSLVFEKTDAGWKIVVDHTT; this is encoded by the coding sequence ATGCGCCGCCTGCTCTCTGTCCTCGTCATCGCTCTCCTGGCCACCTCCGCGCATGCCCCCGCTCAGTTGAAGGTCGCAACCCCCCAGGAGCTTGGCGTCATCAAGGTTCTTCTGGCGCAGGAGCGAGCCTGGAACGACGGCAACATCGACGCCTTCGCCTCCGGCTACAAAAACTCGCCGGACACGCTCTTCATCGGTTCGCACATCTCGCGTGGCTACGACCAGATGGTGCTCGAGTACAAGAAGAACTATCCCAACAAGGAGGCGATGGGCACGCTCGGCTTCTCGGAGTTGGAGGTTCATCCGCTGGATGAAAAGTTCGCCGTCGTGCTCGGCCACTATCACCTCGACCGCTCCAAGAAGGCCGGAGGCCCAGCCGACGGCATCTTCTCCCTCGTCTTCGAAAAGACCGATGCCGGCTGGAAGATCGTCGTCGACCACACGACCTAA
- a CDS encoding OsmC family protein, translating to MDRSASAVWHGSLKEGKGTISTQSGVLKETQYSFGSRFETGIGTNPEELIAAAHAGCFTMALSAQLTGAGLTPDSIETTAVLTLEMKKEEGPTVTKIHLTTKAKVPTATKEKFDELAKTAKEGCPISRLLKAAEITLDATLEA from the coding sequence ATGGATCGCAGCGCAAGCGCAGTTTGGCATGGCTCACTCAAAGAGGGCAAAGGCACCATCTCCACCCAGTCCGGCGTGTTGAAGGAGACGCAGTACAGCTTTGGATCGCGGTTTGAGACCGGCATCGGTACCAACCCCGAGGAACTTATCGCCGCCGCCCACGCCGGCTGCTTCACGATGGCACTCTCCGCACAGCTCACCGGTGCCGGCCTCACCCCGGACTCCATCGAGACCACCGCCGTCCTCACCCTTGAGATGAAGAAGGAAGAGGGTCCGACCGTGACCAAGATCCACCTCACCACCAAGGCCAAGGTCCCCACCGCGACCAAGGAAAAGTTCGACGAACTCGCCAAGACCGCCAAGGAAGGCTGCCCCATCTCGCGCCTGCTGAAGGCCGCCGAGATTACCCTCGACGCCACCCTCGAAGCCTAG
- a CDS encoding DinB family protein, with product MQQNVTELVPLLARTPKALDALLRGLPETWTHRNEGDGSWNVFDVLGHMAHCERHDWMPRARIILEAGETVPFPPLDRTAHFRASEGKTLEELLDQFAALRAESLVGLKAINLTEAQLELKGQHPAFGVVTLGELLTTWAVHDLTHLHQISRVMAYQQRENVGPWSAYLGVLKKG from the coding sequence ATGCAACAGAATGTGACTGAGCTTGTGCCTCTTCTTGCCCGCACCCCGAAGGCGCTGGACGCGCTTCTGCGTGGTTTGCCTGAGACCTGGACCCATCGCAATGAAGGCGATGGAAGCTGGAACGTCTTTGACGTGCTTGGGCATATGGCCCACTGCGAGCGCCATGACTGGATGCCGCGGGCGCGGATCATCCTTGAGGCCGGAGAGACGGTTCCCTTCCCTCCGCTGGACCGTACGGCGCACTTCCGGGCCAGCGAGGGGAAGACGCTGGAGGAGCTGCTGGATCAGTTCGCGGCTCTGCGGGCCGAGAGCCTGGTGGGGCTGAAGGCGATAAATCTGACGGAAGCGCAACTGGAGTTGAAGGGGCAGCATCCGGCGTTTGGGGTGGTTACGCTGGGGGAGCTGCTGACTACATGGGCGGTACATGATCTTACGCACCTGCACCAGATTTCGCGGGTGATGGCGTATCAGCAGAGGGAGAATGTTGGGCCCTGGAGTGCGTACCTTGGGGTGTTGAAGAAGGGGTAA
- the hslU gene encoding ATP-dependent protease ATPase subunit HslU encodes MAIFLPGTAEDQALALDDMTPREIVAELDKYVVGQHAAKRAVAIALRNRMRRQKLAPDLADEIMPKNIIMIGPTGVGKTEIARRLAKLTNSPFLKVEASKFTEVGYVGRDVESMIRDLVENAIDMVREEKLEEVEDKAELGAEERVLDLLLPPNTTPPSTVPMPAGGEAPATPASKVIELPVVTVDEDHTTDGAQEKHDKAVAQHEHVLEMNATPAGNAAAREKLRQQFREGKLDDKMVELDVRDRNQPSFEVISTQGQEEMDINLKDMLPGLFGQRTKKRKMKVSEAFDYLVQEEEGRLIDMDQVTRIAIERVEDSGMVFLDEIDKIAGREGGNGPDVSREGVQRDILPIVEGTTVSTKYGMVSTDHILFIAAGAFHVTKPSDLIPELQGRFPIRVELHSLTVSDFVRILTEPKSSLVKQSTALLETEGLKLEFTPEALQEMAQFAFRVNETTENIGARRLHTIMERVLDEISFQAPDLMKNVGATAEGVVGEIQPTLPLVSELTSVKREEQPPAPPLPVIERKTDTGVERVIVIDPEYVRQQVASIVKDQDLSRYIL; translated from the coding sequence ATGGCAATCTTTTTACCCGGAACTGCAGAAGACCAGGCACTCGCGCTCGACGATATGACTCCGCGCGAGATCGTGGCGGAACTCGATAAGTACGTTGTTGGACAGCACGCGGCCAAGCGCGCCGTGGCCATTGCGCTGCGCAATCGCATGCGCCGGCAGAAGCTCGCGCCCGATCTCGCGGACGAGATCATGCCGAAGAACATCATCATGATCGGGCCTACTGGAGTGGGCAAGACGGAAATTGCCCGGAGGCTCGCGAAGCTGACGAACTCGCCGTTTCTGAAGGTGGAGGCGAGCAAGTTTACCGAGGTTGGCTACGTTGGGCGGGACGTGGAGTCCATGATTCGCGACCTGGTGGAGAACGCGATCGACATGGTGCGCGAGGAGAAGCTGGAAGAGGTGGAGGACAAGGCGGAGCTGGGCGCGGAAGAGCGCGTGCTCGACCTGCTGCTGCCACCCAATACGACTCCGCCCTCCACGGTTCCGATGCCTGCGGGGGGCGAGGCTCCCGCGACGCCGGCCTCCAAGGTGATTGAGCTTCCCGTGGTGACGGTCGATGAAGACCACACGACGGACGGCGCGCAGGAGAAGCACGACAAAGCGGTCGCCCAGCATGAACACGTCCTCGAGATGAACGCTACGCCCGCCGGGAACGCGGCTGCGCGGGAGAAGCTGCGGCAGCAGTTTCGCGAGGGCAAGCTGGATGACAAGATGGTCGAGCTCGATGTGCGCGACCGCAACCAGCCTTCGTTCGAGGTGATCTCCACGCAGGGCCAGGAGGAGATGGACATCAACCTGAAGGACATGCTCCCGGGGCTGTTCGGGCAAAGGACCAAGAAGCGCAAGATGAAGGTGTCGGAGGCGTTCGACTACCTGGTGCAGGAAGAAGAGGGCCGCCTGATCGATATGGATCAGGTGACGCGGATTGCGATTGAGCGCGTTGAGGACTCGGGCATGGTGTTTCTCGACGAGATCGACAAGATCGCCGGACGCGAGGGCGGCAATGGGCCGGATGTGTCGCGCGAGGGCGTGCAGCGGGATATTCTGCCGATCGTGGAGGGCACGACGGTTTCGACGAAGTACGGCATGGTGTCGACGGACCACATTCTGTTTATTGCTGCGGGTGCGTTCCATGTGACGAAGCCGAGCGACCTGATTCCGGAGCTGCAGGGGCGCTTCCCGATCCGCGTAGAGCTGCATTCGCTGACGGTGAGCGACTTTGTCCGGATTCTGACGGAGCCGAAGTCGTCGCTGGTGAAGCAGTCGACGGCGTTGCTGGAGACCGAAGGGCTGAAGCTGGAGTTTACGCCGGAGGCGCTGCAGGAGATGGCGCAGTTCGCGTTTCGGGTGAATGAGACGACGGAGAACATCGGGGCGCGGCGTTTGCACACGATTATGGAGCGGGTTCTGGATGAGATCAGCTTCCAGGCTCCGGATTTGATGAAGAACGTCGGTGCTACGGCGGAGGGTGTGGTGGGCGAGATTCAGCCTACGCTACCTTTGGTCTCGGAGCTGACCTCGGTGAAGCGTGAGGAGCAGCCGCCGGCACCGCCGCTGCCTGTGATCGAGCGCAAGACGGATACGGGCGTGGAGCGGGTGATTGTGATCGATCCGGAGTATGTGCGGCAGCAGGTGGCTTCGATCGTGAAGGATCAGGATCTGAGCCGGTACATTCTGTAA